GTTATACATTCAATTGTGTAGAGAGCATCTTTTTATACACACCCAACTAGGCAGCTGTTGGACAGAAACAGTGAATGAGGCCctggttgtagatgaacatgtGGCCACATTGAGGACAGGGCACAGTATCAAAAATAAGGACCTTTGGCTGCCTAAAGTCCTTCAATAGTGCTATGAGCTCAGCACAGAGTAGGGAACATCTCTCCAGGTGGATGGCACCCTGggcatcatagctctccagaggggcagggtatAGCTCTATGCTCAACTGGCTCAACCTGGCAGTGTGACAGAGCAGGTCCCTGAGGACTGACATGGAGATGCGATTCCGGCAAAAGCAAAAGGTCCTGAGCTTAGAACAGCggctcagggcaggcaggatGGCTTGGAGCTGGGAGTCTGCAATCCCACACGCTTCCAAGTCCAACCTGTTCAAAGTGGAGGCAACAGTCTCCAGCAGAATTTTGAGGGGCTCTGGACTGAAATTGGTCAGTTTGATGTATCTCAGATCCAGGTGCCTTAGCTGGCTGGTGTTTGGGCATCGGGAGAGATAATTCCAGTCGGAATCTGAGAGCGGGCAGTTGGTTATTGAGAGGGTCTCCAGAGGGGTCTTCAGGTTCCTAAGGAGAAACAAGGCAGTTAGTTCTGAGGGAGATAATGAATTGGCCTAAACCCAATGTCTCCATGACCATCTGAATATGGTTGACATTTTGTAGAATCTGCTCATTCAGGTCACTCCATTCCAACCTGAAACTTTCACCACTACTTGTGAGACCAGGTGGGTCCTCCATCTCTATGAGTGTCACCCTCAATGACAAGCAGAAAGCCACATATCTAGCCACAGGAAGTCAGGAAGAGTCATGCCCCAATGACAAATACAGGAAAGATGTGTCAAAACACACTGGGATTAACTCCTGCAGGGCTCACTCCCTGTCCCCTCAGCAAGGGCTTACTTAGTGCTCTTCCCTCACAACCCCTGAGTCATCTCCTGGAGCTCCATCTGCCTTCCCAGGAGGAAATTAGAAGTGGGCTCCTCTGCTCCCagaaggaggaaaacagagatTCCTTGTTGAACAGGTACAGGTGTGGGGGCTTCCCTCGGTCAAAGTCCTCACCTCTATCCTGCTTTGTAAACTTGTAGCTGGAAAGGCCTCCCAGAAAAGGAACCTCACCCACCCTCACTAGCTCCTGTCCACATCAGCTGGCTTCCCAGCATGATGTCACTTCCCAGACCATGAGCCCTGGTTGAACTTTTTGCTCTAACACAGGTTAGGAGATGGAGCTTCAGGATACAACAGGAACAGATGATGGGGTATTTACATTCCAGTGCCTTGTTCACCATGACAGTGTCagtggctggcacacagtaggtgctcttTCATATTTACTGATACTGGTCTGCAGAGGAAGCTCATTTCCCTTACTCACCTCAGAACCTGTTCCAGGTGGCCCTCGAGGAGGAGGACACCATCCACACAGAACTTCCGCAGGCAGTCCATCCTGAGGAACTGAAAGCTGAGCTGGGAGAGCAGCCACTCCTGCTTCTCTGGGGAGGTGTGGGTAGGCATGCGGACCTGggagacaagcagcttcctcaggttcctcatctggcccaagaaaggagcataagcagccaaggtggagggcacCCAGGTGCAGTGCACTTCCACCTTCTTGACAAAGTCCAGCTGCAAcagtctcaggaccttcctggtgtggccggtgggtttcccaaagatcttcagcctattgcaacacaggtgcagcctgtcccttctctgtgttACCCATAGGAACAAGACAGTCAGGAATTCATCCAGGGGCCCTTCTGTGAGGCACAAGTCTATGAAAATCTTCAAGGGCAGCTTAGCTGTCATTGCTGGACCAAGTTTCAATGTTCGATTTTTCTTAATGTCCTCTGGTGAGCAGGCATCGACCATGTCTCCAGACCACTTTCTCCAGAAGTTCCTTGGAACCATCCGCAAATCCAGtacctgcagtttccacctcctgtGGGGACCACAGcagagtctcagccctgaggccctttccttcccctcttagCTGCTGCTTCCTTGTCTACTTCTTCCTTCTGTCACACTTTTCTCTAATCCAGCCTGGTGCAACCACTTgtacagactgaggcaggagcaggtACAGCCTCATTCAGGAGTCAGCACTGCTCCCACAACTACCTCCACATCTGGAAGCCTTTTCCACATGGGGCTCAGCAGGGCCAaggcctctccacccctccttgatggcagcacaggaagcctgtgGAGCACACTTCAGCAACCACTCTCTCTGCCTATACCCATCCCTTCCCTGGAACCGagggtgctcccttccaggccaccagggtccccctcacctggggcgatcctgctgggcaagcagcatGTCCAGCCCATCCAGTGCCACTCTGAGCATCTCAAGCTGTGGCTTTTTCATCAgggcccccaggggcaggcaggtgaagggccaggcctgcaccattttcttcaggacctcagtgtgtcccctgctgaaggcctccacaaagagtggtgggaagagctctatgGGCAGGTCCTCCAGAATCAGGACCGCCATGGACTTGTTGCTCAGCAGGCGGCGCCCTGCCAGCTCCAGGAGCCTGGGTGGGGACTGGATGCTCATCCTGGGAAGTCTGAAAGAAGAAGGATCCTGGAAAATGGTCCAGGGAAAAGGCCACTATCCCATCCATTGCCAGCCACTgggaagggggtactggggagtcCAAAAACTCACCCCAACCTTAATGGGGGAAAgcctttgattattattttgtccttATAAAATGGGAATTGGAGTGTCTTGTGACTTAATGCAGTAGGCTCCTCAGTTTCAATAACTACAGTGGCTCAGAAAGGAGTTTCCCTCACATGGGtgatgttatttttcatttcaaaaaattaaatgggcacttataaagcatgtgcccatattataaaacacttggcAATTACAACAGTCTCATGGATATCTGTTACACATGTGAGATTCTGCCACCTTAGGGGGGAGTTCAAGAGGACAAATAGATCAGAAGAACAGAGTCTGTGAACTGTTGAATGAGATAGTTTGAAgctttttgttaatttgtttaaacaaattataaaattacaaaactacATGAGCCTTAAAGTATAATTTGGGGGATGAGGAGATATTGGCGATGGAATTCAGGACTCTCAACCAATAAGTCACTgcccccagccatattttgtattttagttggagacaggatatcactgatTTGTTCGGCACCTGGtgctgctgtggctggctttgaactctaattCTCTGGCCTCCTCAAACCCTGGaggtgttgggattacaggtgtgtgccaccacgcccagcaaaaCAGCATGATTTTAAGggcacacaaaataaatatttttattatcagaaaatagaattccaatcaattagaataaaatagGATTGCAATCCACTTCCTtggttaagtaattttaaattggatttgcctggagctcagtggaagagcactttcctaggacatgtgagtcactgggcttgatcctcagcagcaggtaaaaattattaaatgatgggctggggacatacctctgttgatagagtgcttgcctcacatgcacaaggccctggttcaatcaccatacccccaaataaataaatgggtaaataaattaaattgttcatataaactttagaaaacaacaatttagaaaaagaaaaagtgcggGGTGGGcgggcacaagcctataatcccagggtcTCCAGAGACTGAGACAAGGGGATCATGcgatcaaagtcagcctcagcaagagcaggcgctagcaactcagtgagaccctgttgctaaaTATAGCACAAAATATGGCTGGAGATTTGGCTcggtgtttgagtgcccctgagttcaatagcacataccaaagaaagaaagaaaaaaattgaaagtgacATAAGCCAAAGTGGAAATCCTAGTGTTTCGGATCAAggtaaaactacactgagaggcAAAATCCACGTTCTAAATTGGTTCatgagaaaagacaggaaaaacaTTGTTTCTGAATCCTCACAGGTGAGGCGGGAACAGGGTGGTACTCAGGGCAGTGAGGGACTTACCGGATCTGTCCAGGTGTGCAGGGTTCTCAGAGCCTCAGCAGGCCAGGCTGGTTCTCCTTGGGCTCCAGGAGTCTTGTGTTTCTCTTCTGGCTCCACAGAAGCTTTTATGGACCTCTTTGACTACGCCTCCTCCTCCATCTGGTTGACTGACATCCAATCAGAAAGAAGTATCTGATCAGGTTCTCCAATCTCCACCCACTTAATCCTGATTGGATTTTCATCCTCCAGATTGATTGATTAAATCCGATGGTCATGAAAGTGCGCAGAATCCAGGAGAGTGTGATGGTCAGGGGTGAGTCCTTCCATGCACTCCACACCGTGGACTCAGTTTTGTCaatatgtgatcctcctgttcTTCCCGTGAGACAGAAAAGCACTGAATCcctaagaaaaaaacaacacctgaaaatatctttcaaagggGTCTTTggccatatcaaaattatttgaatttttccccCGAAAATTCCATAGTAAAAACAGCTTTTTGAAGACAGTAGTGTCATCTATGAAGACCACAGAATGGAAACCATGTTGACAACAGTCACACAAGTGTCGAGTTACCTTGCAGCAAATCTGGGCACactcagagaggaagagcagacaAGGAGGGTAGAATCAGTCTTCTAGACTTAGGGCAAGACTTCTCCTGTTTGTCtgtctgtactggggattgaacccattggttctcaaccactgaacccatcccctgccctttttattttttgcttttatttggagatagtgtctcactaaattgcttaggtcctcactaagttgctgaggctggcctcaaatttgccatcctcctgcctcagtctcctgggttgctgtgattataggcatgagccaacATGCCCCATCAGAATTGGAAAAGTCTGAAATCCACCAAGGGTGGAAACTGTGGGCAActtgggaatgggagagaaagaCACATGTTGGACAGCAGATGTTTCTGACATCAGGGAGGCCACCAACTGGAGATTCTTCCTGCAGAATCAGAGACCCGAGGACACATCCCCCAGACAAGATTTGCTCCAGGCAGTTTCCAGGGCTCTTTAGGCTGTGAGAAGTTGACAGgcaaaggaaaatttgaagagCCTGAGTAAAAAGTAATTCAGGaattgaggaaggagagatggaaaGAGAGGGAGTGCTTGGATGATGAGCCATGTGAGGGGAGGACTTGCAGGGaagatgtagaaaaaaatggTTTGATTGGCGGCAGTTACAGAATTTCATTTCTGCTTTGTTGTTCTgtctttgtgttagtcagctttttcatgctCTCACTACAACACCCAAGCCCAACAActacagaggagaaaaagtttatttggggactcatggtttcagaggtctcaatgcaCACACAGCAGATTCCATTCCTTGGGCCCTCGCCTTCAAGGTGAGGCTGACCATTATGGTGAGAGATTGTGACAGAGGGAAGGTGCTCACATTATtagagaatagagagggagagacatggccccttgccagatacaaaatatacacaccATATACACACACCCCCAATGATCagcttcctccagctacaccccagctgctccctgttatcactcagttaatcccattaggaaTTAACTTACTGACAAGGTTAAGGCTTAAACCAATCATGTCTCCTCCAAAACCACTCTCTTCACAGGTGAGCTGTTGGGAGACACAGCATCTAAACCATGATGATCTTCTTGGGTATCTGTTGGAAAATATCCCTGTTCACATCACAGTTTAATACTTACAGTTGGTTGAGATGATCATTGGTATCTGTTTCACATAATGACTTACCACAAATGACCCACATTTAATCTCCTATGTGTGCAGTGAAGTGGGGCTAAGGCTATTTCAGAGACCTCATTACTTTTTACGCTATACAACAATTGAAATCTAGACTCTCAACTGAATTCTaaatttctttgccatttttccGTGTGTAGCCAGCTGGAAATGGTGACTTCATGCCAAAGCCCTGCCTTCTCTTACCACCCTTGACTTGGTGCAGGAGGCAGGTTTCTGTCAACCTAACTTACAACAGACAGTGGCTCTCCAAAGAACAAGTGTAGTCAGACATAATAGGGCAGGAATGCAGGACACCTAAAGAAAGATGAGTCAGAGccccatccaggaggcaaagggagagaGGGTGTCAAAGGCAGCTTTGAATCAATTATCGCTGACTCCACAGATTCAGTACCAAGGGTGGCCTCAGTTCAAGGACAACAGGCGGCTAGTGGCCAGGTGTCCTCCTAGTGTTTGGGGGGGTGCAGGTTGGGGTGGATTTTATGCACAGCTGAGGTAGGTGCTGACTGGTTTCTGAGAGTTCCTGCCATCAGGCAGGGTTGCCCAGGGACCCTCCCTTCACAGCACCCTGCTTCCCCTTCATCAGGGTTTGACACACTTCCTGCCTGTTGATTTGAGTACCATTATATTTCCCCCTTGGGATGAAGATTTTTTCTCTGGATGCATCACATAGTGTTTGATTCTCTCTCAGTAGTAGGATGGACTTTTCCTGGTTGGTCCAGTCTCCCATTGGAGGGAATTAATAGATGActaggaatcaatgttgaaactcattgagccacatttgaacaaggtgggtttggagggagtgGCTCTCAGTGTTCCTCCACCAGGAAGTCActgttaaattcaatttttcCTGTTCATTAGGCCTTAGGATACCTCCTCTTTGATCTGCAGATTTATTATTCTATGAAGAATTagacttttgcagaaattttatgagtaaaggtgttcatttttaaaaaatatttaggccctgaatttatttatttttattttttggcattggggattgaacccaggagaactttaccactgagcaacattctcagcttttttcattttttcattaattacttagttaattaaattattcatttattcagtttgGGTacaaggtttgaacccaggggaactataccactgagcaacattcccagcccatttttaaatttttttttgtttttgttttgagacaagttctcactaaattactgagacaggccttgaatttgagatccttctgccttagcctgctAAGTAGTTGCTGTTATGAGGAGTCCCTCCAGAAAGCAGTCTAAgtctgaatttcaaatcaaaagagagctttacTTACCTGactagggactgtcacccaccacagAGATCCAAGCTCTGTGAtaggacagcagcttcctggtccatCCAAAAACTATACAAGCACAAAATCCAtaactcagtgacttgcttatcatcatgtaagctagccaatcataaaaattaaaacattaataagtggaGCCTCGGGGCTCTAGGCAGGACCAGAATTTTCCAGTCAGAAGCCAGCACATTAGCTTTGCAGTTTAGTTGAGcatggtcctgggttcaagcaggtgctagacagtcACATCCTGAATTTGGGTGGGGGTCAGTGGGGTGAGAATGTACTTCAAAGTCATGCAGACCCACAATAGCattcaaacccaggatgtagctctCCATGACCACCACTGCatcctgagtagggtacaatttgtggggtacaaagtacagaatggtaatttttttaaaaaattagaaaacagctttcatttcagatTCTCAGAAACACCTCTTGTAACAGTTTTTCATAGGAGGCACCAAAATGGAGTCTCAGGTGCTgcctatgacagttcttgctttataattgtcttatctcacttttcaaaattttatgttcatcatctgtatttttttactAATCCATCCGATAACTGACacacttattgattgtatttatcggTTCACAGGACAGCagatgggattacaagtgttCACCACCACactctgtttttttaattacaattttgaaaaggtagagcatttgcctagcatgcatgaggccctgggtttgatccctagcaacaataaataaagaaatgaatacataaatacatagatagatagatgagagACCTGTTTTCAAGTAAACTTGTTAGAggttttttcttcttaatcaaataatctgattttagttatgttcagggaaaaaaatccaaatgatagctctttatgataaaaatttagattttttttaacatggttaaAAATCTGTTGGGCATTTACTATAAACAGGTATTAACAAGGTGATTTGATtggcatacattttaatatagtgtCCAGAATTATGTCTGAAAACATgagatttttaatgaatttttgccattttaaagcaaatattaataaaatatcctaATAAATACAACTTGAAAATGTTATGTCATATTTGAGAGGATTTCCCACATATCAAATTAGGCTAATTGTCTGAATGTCTCTCTTCTAGAAATCCCTTGAGCAACTATGGAATTCTCTAGAACATCCCAATGGTAGCTCAAGGTCAAGTGATAATGTAGACTTTGATCATAGAGAAGTTAGTAAATAAACTCAAAAGGTTTAAAGCACTTCATGAAACTTGGGGTCCTAGATCATTATAAAAGATAAGTCATTTAACCAGAGtcatgaaagatatttaaagtgaatAAGGAAATTTATGTCCTATGAAATAATACTTCAACTTTTAACAGACATGActcagttttccttttcccatgtaATCGAGAACTTGATAAAACCAACTTGAAGCCTAAAAACTTACTCTCTCCTCCTCCAGTACTGAGCATTGAgacaggggcactctaccactaagctacctgcccaattctctttgttttattttcaaacagacTTACCAAATTGCCAAGTCTGGCCTGAatcttgccatcctcttgcctcaggctcctgagaatctggaattacaggcatggcccaCCTCATCTGGCTTAAAATGTACTTCTTAAAGAGCAGCTGTTTGAGAGATGTTCAACTGGAACATTCCACGTGGAAGCCAttgctttttttaattgtctttggaATCATTTGCCCACCaatttcaaaatgtgcttgagaaGGAACCATAATAGACTCCTCTGCAGTGCAGAAGAAAGGCT
Above is a genomic segment from Urocitellus parryii isolate mUroPar1 chromosome 8, mUroPar1.hap1, whole genome shotgun sequence containing:
- the LOC113178516 gene encoding PRAME family member 12-like, whose product is MSIQSPPRLLELAGRRLLSNKSMAVLILEDLPIELFPPLFVEAFSRGHTEVLKKMVQAWPFTCLPLGALMKKPQLEMLRVALDGLDMLLAQQDRPRRWKLQVLDLRMVPRNFWRKWSGDMVDACSPEDIKKNRTLKLGPAMTAKLPLKIFIDLCLTEGPLDEFLTVLFLWVTQRRDRLHLCCNVLRLLQLDFVKKVEVHCTWVPSTLAAYAPFLGQMRNLRKLLVSQVRMPTHTSPEKQEWLLSQLSFQFLRMDCLRKFCVDGVLLLEGHLEQVLRNLKTPLETLSITNCPLSDSDWNYLSRCPNTSQLRHLDLRYIKLTNFSPEPLKILLETVASTLNRLDLEACGIADSQLQAILPALSRCSKLRTFCFCRNRISMSVLRDLLCHTARLSQLSIELYPAPLESYDAQGAIHLERCSLLCAELIALLKDFRQPKVLIFDTVPCPQCGHMFIYNQGLIHCFCPTAA